In Carassius gibelio isolate Cgi1373 ecotype wild population from Czech Republic chromosome B2, carGib1.2-hapl.c, whole genome shotgun sequence, a single genomic region encodes these proteins:
- the LOC127950798 gene encoding NACHT, LRR and PYD domains-containing protein 12 isoform X2, with product MEASSSADSNIQAALQEKTGDLQNAVDDKLQRIRNKHKARMKNKYESLFEGMKLQENETLLNRIYTQLYIIEGESDGVNEEHEVLQMEKTARTQLAQDTSIYCNDIFKASAEPGCEEKDQIKTVITKGIAGIGKTISVQKFILDWAEGKANQDVDFMFLLPFRELNLIQDHQYSLHRLLLDFYPELQDLDSKTYEECKVVFIFDGLDESRITLMFSDAQKVCDVTETSSVGVLMSKLIKGELLPSAFIWITSRPAAANQIPSKYINRLTEIQGFNEYQKEEYFRKRITDQHQANRIISHIRKARSLHIMCHIPVFCWISSTVLQKLLEEDLSAEIPQTLTEMYIHFLLNQINTRNQKYEDRDPEKLLQSNREVIVKLAEVAFKQLMKSNVMFYEEDLSECGMDVTDASVYSGICTEIFKQESIIHQRKVFSFIHLSIQEFLAAFHVFYCYLSCTMETLKVFDSMHYLHKGAIDKAIGSENGHLDLFLRFLLGISLQSNQRLLQDLLTHTENSSESIRRTSQYIKEKIKDGHGLSTERSINLFLCLLEVKDQSLSREIQEFVKSNKHSEKKLSPAQCSTIAYMLQMSEEALDEFDLKRYNTSDEGRKRLIPAASNCTKALFADCRVTAQNCESLSSALQFSNTALRELDLTNNDLQDSGVKLLFDGLKSPNCQLQILRLPSCNLTGQSCEIVSSDLQSSNCALRELDLSNNDLLDLGVKLLSDGLKSPNCHLQILRLSGCMVTEEGCGFVSSALSSNPSHLRELDLSYNHPGQSGVQRLSDKLNDPNCSLQTLNVDHGAAFRITAGLWKYACDLTLDPNTAHTQVIISEDKKMAKHVKDHQSYPDHPERFECLQVLCGESLSGRCYWEAEWIGTGTEISVSYKGISRKGGSDCMFGFNQKSWNLSGFYKRFIACHNNNSTDIPAPSFSSNRVGVYLDWSAGTLSFYSVSDTHTLTHIHTFNTTFTEPVYAGFGVYYDSSVSLCHKVQQGCQT from the exons ATGGAAGCTTCCAGTTCTGCTGACTCTAACATACAAGCAGCCCTACAGGAGAAGACTGGAGACCTGCAGAATGCAGTAGATGATAAACTTCAGAGAATCAGAAACAAGCACAAAGCCAGAATGAAGAACAAGTACGAGAGCTTATTTGAGGGAATGAAACTCCAAGAGAATGAAACCCTCCTCAACAGGATCTACACACAGCTTTATATCATAGAAGGTGAGAGTGAtggagtgaatgaagaacatgaggttttacagatggagaaaacagccagaacacaACTTGCACAAGATACTTCCAtctactgcaatgacatctttaaagcctCAGCTGAACCAGGATGTGAGGAGAAAGACCAAATCAAGACTGTTATaactaaaggcatcgctggaatcggaAAAACCATCTCTGTGCaaaagttcattctggactgggcagagggaaaagccaatcaggatgtagatttcatgtttttgcttccatttcgagagctgaacttgattCAAGATCATCAATATAGTCTTCAtagacttctgctggacttttATCCTGAACTTCAAGATTTGGACTCAAAGACTTACgaggagtgtaaagttgtgttcatctttgatggtttggatgaaagcagaatcacactgatgttttcagacgctcagaaagtttgtgatgtgactgagactTCATCAGTGGGTGTGTTGATGTCAAAGCTCATAAAAGGAGAGCTGCTTCCTTCTGCtttcatctggatcacctccagaccagcagcagccaatcagatcccctccaaaTACATCAATCGTCTGACAGAAATTCAGGGATTCAATGAGTATCAAAAGGAAGAATATTTCAGAAAGAGAATCACTGACCAGCATCAAGCCAACAGGATCATTTCACACATTAGAAAAGCAAGAAGCCTCcatatcatgtgccacatccccgtcttctgctggatctcatccactgtgcttcagaagctcctggaagaagatctgagtgcagaaatccctcaaactctgactgaaatgtacatccacttcctgtTGAATCAGATCAACACAAGAAACCAGAAATATGAAGACAGAGATCCAGAGAAACTCCTGCAATccaacagagaagtgattgtgaaacttgctgaagtggctttcaaacagctgatgaagagcaatgtgatgttctatgaggaggacctgagTGAGTGTGGCATGGACGTCACTGACGCCTCggtgtattctgggatttgcactgagatctttaagcAGGAATCTATTATTCATCAGAGGAAAGTGTTCAGCTTCATTCATCTGAGCATTCAGGAGTTTCTTGCTGCTTTTCATGTGTTTTACTGCTACTTAAGCTGTACAATGGAGACCCTTAAGGTTTTTGATTCAATGCATTATCTGCATAAAGGAGCAATAGATAAAGCCATTGGGAGTGAGAATGGACATCTGGATCTGTTCCTGCGGTTCCTGCTGGGCATCTCACTGCAGTcgaatcagagactcttacaggatctactgacacacacagagaacagctcagAGAGCATCAGGAGAACTTCACAGTACATTAAAGAGAAGATCAAAGATGGGCATGGACTCTCCACTGAAAGATCTATCAATCTGTTCCTCTGCCTTCTGGAAGTTAAAGATCAGAGTCTGTCcagagagattcaggagtttgtgaaatcaAACAAACACTCAGAGAAGAAGCTCTCTCCTGCTCAATGCTCAACAATTGCCtacatgcttcagatgtcagaggaGGCACTGGATGAGTTTGATCTGAAGAGATACAACACATCAGATGAGGGCAGAAAAAGACTGATACCAGCTGCAAGCAACTGCACAAAAGCTCT ATTTGCTGACTGTAGAGTCACTGCTCAGAACTGTGAGAGTTTATCATCAGCTCTTCAGTTCTCAAACACTGcactgagagagctggacctgactAATAATGACctacaggattcaggagtgaagctgctatTTGATGGCTtaaagagtccaaactgtcagctgcagataCTAAG ATTACCCAGCTGCAATCTCACTGGTCAGTCCTGTGAAATTGTGTCATCAGATCTACAATCATCTAACTGTGCCCTGAGAGAACTGGACttgagtaacaatgacctgctGGATttaggagtgaagctgctctctgatggactaaagagtccaaactgtcatctgcagatactgag gttgtctggctgtatggtgacagaggaaggctgtggttttgtgtcttcagctctgagttcaaacccctcacacctgagagagctggatctgagctacaatcacccaggacaATCAGGAGTCCAGCGACTCAGTGACAAACTGAACGATCCAAACTGCTCACTGCAGACACTCAA tgtGGACCATGGAGCAGCGTTCAGGATTACAGCAGGACTATGGAAGT atgcctgtgatctcacacttgacccaaacacagcacacactcaAGTCATCATATCTGAGGACAAGAAGATGGCAAAGCACGTGAAAGACCATCAAtcatatcctgatcatccagagagaTTTGAATGTCTTCAGGTTCTTTGTGGAGAGAGTCTgagtggacgctgttactgggaggcaGAATGGATTGGGACGGGGACAgaaatatcagtgtcatataaaggAATCAGCAGGAAAGGAGGAAGTGACTGTATGTTTGGATTCAATCAAAAGTCTTGGAATCTGAGTGGCTTTTATAAACGTTTTATTGCCTGTCACAATAATAATAGCACTGATATACCTGCCCCTTCATTTTCATCTAATAGAGTAGGAGTGTATCTGGACTGGTCTGCTGgtactctgtccttctacagcgtctctgacacacacacactcacacacatacacacattcaacaCCACGTTTACTGAACCCGTCTATGCTGGGTTCGGGGTTTATTATGACTCATCAGTGTCTCTGTGTCACAAGGTACAACAAGGATGTCAAACATAA
- the LOC127950798 gene encoding NACHT, LRR and PYD domains-containing protein 12 isoform X1 has protein sequence MEHRDNAAYPVASCVSVETNKSMDYPPRFSEGVVTFESRYRTHSVLKTVMEASSSADSNIQAALQEKTGDLQNAVDDKLQRIRNKHKARMKNKYESLFEGMKLQENETLLNRIYTQLYIIEGESDGVNEEHEVLQMEKTARTQLAQDTSIYCNDIFKASAEPGCEEKDQIKTVITKGIAGIGKTISVQKFILDWAEGKANQDVDFMFLLPFRELNLIQDHQYSLHRLLLDFYPELQDLDSKTYEECKVVFIFDGLDESRITLMFSDAQKVCDVTETSSVGVLMSKLIKGELLPSAFIWITSRPAAANQIPSKYINRLTEIQGFNEYQKEEYFRKRITDQHQANRIISHIRKARSLHIMCHIPVFCWISSTVLQKLLEEDLSAEIPQTLTEMYIHFLLNQINTRNQKYEDRDPEKLLQSNREVIVKLAEVAFKQLMKSNVMFYEEDLSECGMDVTDASVYSGICTEIFKQESIIHQRKVFSFIHLSIQEFLAAFHVFYCYLSCTMETLKVFDSMHYLHKGAIDKAIGSENGHLDLFLRFLLGISLQSNQRLLQDLLTHTENSSESIRRTSQYIKEKIKDGHGLSTERSINLFLCLLEVKDQSLSREIQEFVKSNKHSEKKLSPAQCSTIAYMLQMSEEALDEFDLKRYNTSDEGRKRLIPAASNCTKALFADCRVTAQNCESLSSALQFSNTALRELDLTNNDLQDSGVKLLFDGLKSPNCQLQILRLPSCNLTGQSCEIVSSDLQSSNCALRELDLSNNDLLDLGVKLLSDGLKSPNCHLQILRLSGCMVTEEGCGFVSSALSSNPSHLRELDLSYNHPGQSGVQRLSDKLNDPNCSLQTLNVDHGAAFRITAGLWKYACDLTLDPNTAHTQVIISEDKKMAKHVKDHQSYPDHPERFECLQVLCGESLSGRCYWEAEWIGTGTEISVSYKGISRKGGSDCMFGFNQKSWNLSGFYKRFIACHNNNSTDIPAPSFSSNRVGVYLDWSAGTLSFYSVSDTHTLTHIHTFNTTFTEPVYAGFGVYYDSSVSLCHKVQQGCQT, from the exons ATGGAGCACAGAGACAATGCAGCGTATCCAGtagccagctgtgtgtctgtgGAAACTAACAAATCCATGGATTATCCTCCTCGATTCAGTGAAGGAGTGGTGACCTTTGAGTCCAG ATACAGAACACATTCTGTTTTAAAAACAGTCATGGAAGCTTCCAGTTCTGCTGACTCTAACATACAAGCAGCCCTACAGGAGAAGACTGGAGACCTGCAGAATGCAGTAGATGATAAACTTCAGAGAATCAGAAACAAGCACAAAGCCAGAATGAAGAACAAGTACGAGAGCTTATTTGAGGGAATGAAACTCCAAGAGAATGAAACCCTCCTCAACAGGATCTACACACAGCTTTATATCATAGAAGGTGAGAGTGAtggagtgaatgaagaacatgaggttttacagatggagaaaacagccagaacacaACTTGCACAAGATACTTCCAtctactgcaatgacatctttaaagcctCAGCTGAACCAGGATGTGAGGAGAAAGACCAAATCAAGACTGTTATaactaaaggcatcgctggaatcggaAAAACCATCTCTGTGCaaaagttcattctggactgggcagagggaaaagccaatcaggatgtagatttcatgtttttgcttccatttcgagagctgaacttgattCAAGATCATCAATATAGTCTTCAtagacttctgctggacttttATCCTGAACTTCAAGATTTGGACTCAAAGACTTACgaggagtgtaaagttgtgttcatctttgatggtttggatgaaagcagaatcacactgatgttttcagacgctcagaaagtttgtgatgtgactgagactTCATCAGTGGGTGTGTTGATGTCAAAGCTCATAAAAGGAGAGCTGCTTCCTTCTGCtttcatctggatcacctccagaccagcagcagccaatcagatcccctccaaaTACATCAATCGTCTGACAGAAATTCAGGGATTCAATGAGTATCAAAAGGAAGAATATTTCAGAAAGAGAATCACTGACCAGCATCAAGCCAACAGGATCATTTCACACATTAGAAAAGCAAGAAGCCTCcatatcatgtgccacatccccgtcttctgctggatctcatccactgtgcttcagaagctcctggaagaagatctgagtgcagaaatccctcaaactctgactgaaatgtacatccacttcctgtTGAATCAGATCAACACAAGAAACCAGAAATATGAAGACAGAGATCCAGAGAAACTCCTGCAATccaacagagaagtgattgtgaaacttgctgaagtggctttcaaacagctgatgaagagcaatgtgatgttctatgaggaggacctgagTGAGTGTGGCATGGACGTCACTGACGCCTCggtgtattctgggatttgcactgagatctttaagcAGGAATCTATTATTCATCAGAGGAAAGTGTTCAGCTTCATTCATCTGAGCATTCAGGAGTTTCTTGCTGCTTTTCATGTGTTTTACTGCTACTTAAGCTGTACAATGGAGACCCTTAAGGTTTTTGATTCAATGCATTATCTGCATAAAGGAGCAATAGATAAAGCCATTGGGAGTGAGAATGGACATCTGGATCTGTTCCTGCGGTTCCTGCTGGGCATCTCACTGCAGTcgaatcagagactcttacaggatctactgacacacacagagaacagctcagAGAGCATCAGGAGAACTTCACAGTACATTAAAGAGAAGATCAAAGATGGGCATGGACTCTCCACTGAAAGATCTATCAATCTGTTCCTCTGCCTTCTGGAAGTTAAAGATCAGAGTCTGTCcagagagattcaggagtttgtgaaatcaAACAAACACTCAGAGAAGAAGCTCTCTCCTGCTCAATGCTCAACAATTGCCtacatgcttcagatgtcagaggaGGCACTGGATGAGTTTGATCTGAAGAGATACAACACATCAGATGAGGGCAGAAAAAGACTGATACCAGCTGCAAGCAACTGCACAAAAGCTCT ATTTGCTGACTGTAGAGTCACTGCTCAGAACTGTGAGAGTTTATCATCAGCTCTTCAGTTCTCAAACACTGcactgagagagctggacctgactAATAATGACctacaggattcaggagtgaagctgctatTTGATGGCTtaaagagtccaaactgtcagctgcagataCTAAG ATTACCCAGCTGCAATCTCACTGGTCAGTCCTGTGAAATTGTGTCATCAGATCTACAATCATCTAACTGTGCCCTGAGAGAACTGGACttgagtaacaatgacctgctGGATttaggagtgaagctgctctctgatggactaaagagtccaaactgtcatctgcagatactgag gttgtctggctgtatggtgacagaggaaggctgtggttttgtgtcttcagctctgagttcaaacccctcacacctgagagagctggatctgagctacaatcacccaggacaATCAGGAGTCCAGCGACTCAGTGACAAACTGAACGATCCAAACTGCTCACTGCAGACACTCAA tgtGGACCATGGAGCAGCGTTCAGGATTACAGCAGGACTATGGAAGT atgcctgtgatctcacacttgacccaaacacagcacacactcaAGTCATCATATCTGAGGACAAGAAGATGGCAAAGCACGTGAAAGACCATCAAtcatatcctgatcatccagagagaTTTGAATGTCTTCAGGTTCTTTGTGGAGAGAGTCTgagtggacgctgttactgggaggcaGAATGGATTGGGACGGGGACAgaaatatcagtgtcatataaaggAATCAGCAGGAAAGGAGGAAGTGACTGTATGTTTGGATTCAATCAAAAGTCTTGGAATCTGAGTGGCTTTTATAAACGTTTTATTGCCTGTCACAATAATAATAGCACTGATATACCTGCCCCTTCATTTTCATCTAATAGAGTAGGAGTGTATCTGGACTGGTCTGCTGgtactctgtccttctacagcgtctctgacacacacacactcacacacatacacacattcaacaCCACGTTTACTGAACCCGTCTATGCTGGGTTCGGGGTTTATTATGACTCATCAGTGTCTCTGTGTCACAAGGTACAACAAGGATGTCAAACATAA
- the LOC127950798 gene encoding NACHT, LRR and PYD domains-containing protein 12 isoform X3 translates to MKNKYESLFEGMKLQENETLLNRIYTQLYIIEGESDGVNEEHEVLQMEKTARTQLAQDTSIYCNDIFKASAEPGCEEKDQIKTVITKGIAGIGKTISVQKFILDWAEGKANQDVDFMFLLPFRELNLIQDHQYSLHRLLLDFYPELQDLDSKTYEECKVVFIFDGLDESRITLMFSDAQKVCDVTETSSVGVLMSKLIKGELLPSAFIWITSRPAAANQIPSKYINRLTEIQGFNEYQKEEYFRKRITDQHQANRIISHIRKARSLHIMCHIPVFCWISSTVLQKLLEEDLSAEIPQTLTEMYIHFLLNQINTRNQKYEDRDPEKLLQSNREVIVKLAEVAFKQLMKSNVMFYEEDLSECGMDVTDASVYSGICTEIFKQESIIHQRKVFSFIHLSIQEFLAAFHVFYCYLSCTMETLKVFDSMHYLHKGAIDKAIGSENGHLDLFLRFLLGISLQSNQRLLQDLLTHTENSSESIRRTSQYIKEKIKDGHGLSTERSINLFLCLLEVKDQSLSREIQEFVKSNKHSEKKLSPAQCSTIAYMLQMSEEALDEFDLKRYNTSDEGRKRLIPAASNCTKALFADCRVTAQNCESLSSALQFSNTALRELDLTNNDLQDSGVKLLFDGLKSPNCQLQILRLPSCNLTGQSCEIVSSDLQSSNCALRELDLSNNDLLDLGVKLLSDGLKSPNCHLQILRLSGCMVTEEGCGFVSSALSSNPSHLRELDLSYNHPGQSGVQRLSDKLNDPNCSLQTLNVDHGAAFRITAGLWKYACDLTLDPNTAHTQVIISEDKKMAKHVKDHQSYPDHPERFECLQVLCGESLSGRCYWEAEWIGTGTEISVSYKGISRKGGSDCMFGFNQKSWNLSGFYKRFIACHNNNSTDIPAPSFSSNRVGVYLDWSAGTLSFYSVSDTHTLTHIHTFNTTFTEPVYAGFGVYYDSSVSLCHKVQQGCQT, encoded by the exons ATGAAGAACAAGTACGAGAGCTTATTTGAGGGAATGAAACTCCAAGAGAATGAAACCCTCCTCAACAGGATCTACACACAGCTTTATATCATAGAAGGTGAGAGTGAtggagtgaatgaagaacatgaggttttacagatggagaaaacagccagaacacaACTTGCACAAGATACTTCCAtctactgcaatgacatctttaaagcctCAGCTGAACCAGGATGTGAGGAGAAAGACCAAATCAAGACTGTTATaactaaaggcatcgctggaatcggaAAAACCATCTCTGTGCaaaagttcattctggactgggcagagggaaaagccaatcaggatgtagatttcatgtttttgcttccatttcgagagctgaacttgattCAAGATCATCAATATAGTCTTCAtagacttctgctggacttttATCCTGAACTTCAAGATTTGGACTCAAAGACTTACgaggagtgtaaagttgtgttcatctttgatggtttggatgaaagcagaatcacactgatgttttcagacgctcagaaagtttgtgatgtgactgagactTCATCAGTGGGTGTGTTGATGTCAAAGCTCATAAAAGGAGAGCTGCTTCCTTCTGCtttcatctggatcacctccagaccagcagcagccaatcagatcccctccaaaTACATCAATCGTCTGACAGAAATTCAGGGATTCAATGAGTATCAAAAGGAAGAATATTTCAGAAAGAGAATCACTGACCAGCATCAAGCCAACAGGATCATTTCACACATTAGAAAAGCAAGAAGCCTCcatatcatgtgccacatccccgtcttctgctggatctcatccactgtgcttcagaagctcctggaagaagatctgagtgcagaaatccctcaaactctgactgaaatgtacatccacttcctgtTGAATCAGATCAACACAAGAAACCAGAAATATGAAGACAGAGATCCAGAGAAACTCCTGCAATccaacagagaagtgattgtgaaacttgctgaagtggctttcaaacagctgatgaagagcaatgtgatgttctatgaggaggacctgagTGAGTGTGGCATGGACGTCACTGACGCCTCggtgtattctgggatttgcactgagatctttaagcAGGAATCTATTATTCATCAGAGGAAAGTGTTCAGCTTCATTCATCTGAGCATTCAGGAGTTTCTTGCTGCTTTTCATGTGTTTTACTGCTACTTAAGCTGTACAATGGAGACCCTTAAGGTTTTTGATTCAATGCATTATCTGCATAAAGGAGCAATAGATAAAGCCATTGGGAGTGAGAATGGACATCTGGATCTGTTCCTGCGGTTCCTGCTGGGCATCTCACTGCAGTcgaatcagagactcttacaggatctactgacacacacagagaacagctcagAGAGCATCAGGAGAACTTCACAGTACATTAAAGAGAAGATCAAAGATGGGCATGGACTCTCCACTGAAAGATCTATCAATCTGTTCCTCTGCCTTCTGGAAGTTAAAGATCAGAGTCTGTCcagagagattcaggagtttgtgaaatcaAACAAACACTCAGAGAAGAAGCTCTCTCCTGCTCAATGCTCAACAATTGCCtacatgcttcagatgtcagaggaGGCACTGGATGAGTTTGATCTGAAGAGATACAACACATCAGATGAGGGCAGAAAAAGACTGATACCAGCTGCAAGCAACTGCACAAAAGCTCT ATTTGCTGACTGTAGAGTCACTGCTCAGAACTGTGAGAGTTTATCATCAGCTCTTCAGTTCTCAAACACTGcactgagagagctggacctgactAATAATGACctacaggattcaggagtgaagctgctatTTGATGGCTtaaagagtccaaactgtcagctgcagataCTAAG ATTACCCAGCTGCAATCTCACTGGTCAGTCCTGTGAAATTGTGTCATCAGATCTACAATCATCTAACTGTGCCCTGAGAGAACTGGACttgagtaacaatgacctgctGGATttaggagtgaagctgctctctgatggactaaagagtccaaactgtcatctgcagatactgag gttgtctggctgtatggtgacagaggaaggctgtggttttgtgtcttcagctctgagttcaaacccctcacacctgagagagctggatctgagctacaatcacccaggacaATCAGGAGTCCAGCGACTCAGTGACAAACTGAACGATCCAAACTGCTCACTGCAGACACTCAA tgtGGACCATGGAGCAGCGTTCAGGATTACAGCAGGACTATGGAAGT atgcctgtgatctcacacttgacccaaacacagcacacactcaAGTCATCATATCTGAGGACAAGAAGATGGCAAAGCACGTGAAAGACCATCAAtcatatcctgatcatccagagagaTTTGAATGTCTTCAGGTTCTTTGTGGAGAGAGTCTgagtggacgctgttactgggaggcaGAATGGATTGGGACGGGGACAgaaatatcagtgtcatataaaggAATCAGCAGGAAAGGAGGAAGTGACTGTATGTTTGGATTCAATCAAAAGTCTTGGAATCTGAGTGGCTTTTATAAACGTTTTATTGCCTGTCACAATAATAATAGCACTGATATACCTGCCCCTTCATTTTCATCTAATAGAGTAGGAGTGTATCTGGACTGGTCTGCTGgtactctgtccttctacagcgtctctgacacacacacactcacacacatacacacattcaacaCCACGTTTACTGAACCCGTCTATGCTGGGTTCGGGGTTTATTATGACTCATCAGTGTCTCTGTGTCACAAGGTACAACAAGGATGTCAAACATAA